In Mercurialis annua linkage group LG5, ddMerAnnu1.2, whole genome shotgun sequence, a single genomic region encodes these proteins:
- the LOC126682844 gene encoding target of rapamycin complex subunit LST8 produces MSQQPSVILATASYDHTIRFWEAKSGRCYRTIQYPDSQVNRLEINPDKRYLAAAGNPHIRLFDVNSNSPQPVRSYDSHTNNVMAVGFQCDGNWMYSGSEDGTVKIWDLRAPGCQREYESRAAVNTVVLHPNQTELISGDQNGNIRVWDLTANSCSCELVPEVDTAVRSLTVMWDGSLVVAANNRGTCYVWRLLRGNQTMTNFEPLHKLQAHDGYILKCLLSPEFCEPHRYLATASSDHTVKIWNVDGFTLEKTLIGHQRWVWDCVFSVDGAYLITASSDTTARLWSMSTGEDIKMYQGHHKATVCCALHDGAEPSPT; encoded by the exons ATGTCACAGCAACCGTCGGTTATTCTTGCAACAGCTAGTTACGATCATACTATTCGCTTTTGGGAGGCGAAAAGCGGTCGTTGCTACCGTACTATCCAATACCCAGATTCG CAAGTGAATCGACTTGAAATAAACCCAGATAAGCGCTACTTGGCTGCAGCTGGTAATCCTCACATTCGCTTATTCGATGTCAACTCAAACAGCCCTCAACCT GTGAGAAGCTATGACTCCCACACAAATAATGTTATGGCAGTGGGATTTCAGTGTGATGGAAACTGGATGTACTCAGGATCTGAGGATGGCACAGTAAAGATTTGGGATTTGAG AGCTCCAGGCTGCCAAAGGGAGTATGAAAGCCGTGCAGCTGTTAACACAGTTGTGCTACACCCAAATCAG ACTGAGCTGATTTCTGGTGATCAAAACGGAAACATCCGTGTCTGGGATTTGACAGCAAATTCTTGCAGCTGCGAATTG GTACCAGAGGTGGATACAGCTGTGAGATCTCTAACAGTTATGTGGGATGGAAGCTTGGTTGTTGCTGCAAATAATCGTGGAACATGTTATGTTTGGCGCCTGTTGCGAGGAAACCAG ACTATGACCAATTTTGAGCCACTTCACAAGCTACAAGCTCATGATGGCTACATTCTCAAATGTCTTCTGTCACCTGAGTTCTGTGAACCCCATAG ATATTTGGCAACTGCATCATCAGATCACACCGTCAAGATATGGAATGTTGATGGGTTTACGCTCGAGAAAACTTTAATAG GCCATCAACGGTGGGTGTGGGACTGCGTTTTTTCAGTAGATGGGGCTTACCTAATAACAG CTTCTTCTGATACAACAGCAAGACTTTGGTCTATGTCGACTGGCGAAGACATTAAAATGTATCAGGGTCATCACAAAGCAACTGTTTGTTGTGCTCTCCATGATGGAGCGGAGCCCTCTCCGACTTGA